The DNA segment CCTTATAGGTCTATTCACACCAACCAATTTATAATATGAAGCTGTCATCTTTACTTTGTAAATTCCGGGGTTCATAAAATGATGAACCACTGCTACTCCTGACTCAAACGGATTACCATCAGTGGTATCTATATACATACTGTACCCATCCCCAAAATCCCACTCGAACTCTAACGTATCTGAAATAATTCGTGCA comes from the Spirochaetota bacterium genome and includes:
- a CDS encoding PKD domain-containing protein codes for the protein MKTLPLIVCLLSIPLVMSSQSRITVLPKTTVEVGEEVYFDASYYARIISDTLEFEWDFGDGYSMYIDTTDGNPFESGVAVVHHFMNPGIYKVKMTASYYKLVGVNRPIR